In Dermacentor silvarum isolate Dsil-2018 chromosome 2, BIME_Dsil_1.4, whole genome shotgun sequence, the following proteins share a genomic window:
- the LOC125943332 gene encoding uncharacterized protein LOC125943332 isoform X1 has product MCWFALRFAARCLAIAIFTVDTSKADVSCTDDPGNTMCQVLSSNKGNIEDRRGYYTEGQQDPVNGPMSLEMLSSSSFQSPLDSLSENDMPLWLMSALGLDKRPDTVTLYRGPSGFVVNLLPPQTNLYEDGTIGDFASGNNQQMPKASRQLTQMATAGAQPASRKKVPWQYQTQQQKAVQPKGTKAYSPVQSYAVMPLRNSVPTRKVQAANPQQSSAQPKLQSFGFGLQGNAITKWAAGAGTMGPQSAGQQATAQQMWLNAQRKMHDASRNQNRPSQSTLMAGVGGNQEKQIGTNSAMGQPVPSMRQPTTAQWFQQPFPGDSARNQRFGTVSAEPKQRLPQGAYLQAATNGLQSTTPTVPLPPFGPGQYPFQHSQRQAAVTAPTSPNASPSQIVTGMQDQMSGYQSQTNPQSIGPDAERQQNGGTKTTMQQQFPSSQQILAGASTQQSSPSSAALATPQQQRDANVAQNSTQGPALSAQVANGVTAAPTEAAKQEGSSTAGTPTNESVAPGMTAAQTPTTQKQLTEQQEALRRVGITPS; this is encoded by the exons ATGTGCTGGTTTGCTCTGCGATTCGCCGCACGTTGCCTCGCCATTGCCATATTTACCGTTGATACATCTAAAGC AGATGTCTCGTGCACGGACGACCCAGGAAATACCATGTGTCAAGTTTTGAGCAGCAACAAAGGCAACATAGAAGATCGGAGAGGATACTATACGGAAGGACAACAAG ATCCTGTTAATGGGCCAATGTCGCTCGAGATGCTTTCATCATCATCCTTCCAGTCTCCTCTGGATTCGTTATCCGAAAACGACATGCCTCTATGGCTAATGTCGGCGCTAGGACTTGACAAAAGACCAGACACCGTTACACTGTATCGTGGTCCCTCCGGGTTTGTAGTGAATCTTTTGCCGCCTCAGACAAACCTTTACGAAGACGGCACCATTGGGGATTTTGCAAGTGGTAATAACCAACAAATGCCGAAGGCCTCAAGACAACTGACGCAAATGGCCACAGCAGGCGCTCAACCAGCTAGTCGAAAGAAGGTCCCCTGGCAGTACCAGACACAACAACAAAAGGCCGTACAGCCCAAGGGCACGAAGGCGTACAGTCCCGTTCAAAGCTACGCAGTGATGCCTCTACGCAATTCTGTGCCGACTAGGAAAGTTCAAGCCGCAAACCCGCAGCAAAGTTCAGCACAGCCCAAACTCCAAAGCTTTGGATTTGGACTTCAAGGAAACGCTATTACCAAATGGGCTGCTGGGGCAGGCACGATGGGGCCGCAAAGCGCGGGGCAGCAGGCAACAGCCCAGCAAATGTGGCTGAACGCCCAGCGAAAAATGCACGACGCCTCTCGGAACCAAAATAGACCTTCCCAATCCACACTTATGGCAGGGGTTGGGGGAAACCAAGAAAAGCAGATTGGGACTAACTCAGCGATGGGACAACCAGTACCTTCAATGAGGCAGCCAACAACGGCACAGTGGTTTCAGCAGCCATTTCCAGGAGACTCTGCCAGAAATCAACGGTTCGGAACGGTATCTGCCGAGCCAAAGCAGCGTTTGCCACAAGGTGCGTACCTGCAGGCAGCTACAAATGGTCTACAGAGTACCACACCAACAGTGCCCCTACCGCCTTTTGGGCCGGGGCAGTACCCTTTCCAGCACTCTCAGCGTCAGGCTGCTGTCACAGCTCCAACAAGCCCGAATGCTTCTCCAAGCCAAATAGTCACCGGAATGCAAGATCAAATGTCTGGCTACCAATCGCAGACAAATCCACAATCGATTGGGCCAGACGCCGAGCGTCAGCAAAATGGTGGAACAAAGACGACAATGCAGCAACAGTTTCCCAGTTCTCAGCAGATTTTGGCTGGCGCAAGTACGCAGCAAAGTTCACCAAGTTCAGCGGCACTTGCTACGCCACAGCAACAACGCGATGCTAACGTCGCGCAGAACAGCACACAGGGCCCTGCTCTTTCTGCACAAGTTGCAAATGGGGTGACTGCCGCGCCAACAGAAGCAGCAAAACAGGAAGGCAGTTCGACAGCGGGAACTCCAACAAATGAATCTGTAGCACCTGGCATGACTGCAGCCCAGACTCCAACGACTCAGAAGCAGCTGACCGAACAGCAGGAAGCGCTACGGAGGGTTGGCATAACGCCCAGTTAG
- the LOC125943332 gene encoding uncharacterized protein LOC125943332 isoform X2, translated as MCQVLSSNKGNIEDRRGYYTEGQQDPVNGPMSLEMLSSSSFQSPLDSLSENDMPLWLMSALGLDKRPDTVTLYRGPSGFVVNLLPPQTNLYEDGTIGDFASGNNQQMPKASRQLTQMATAGAQPASRKKVPWQYQTQQQKAVQPKGTKAYSPVQSYAVMPLRNSVPTRKVQAANPQQSSAQPKLQSFGFGLQGNAITKWAAGAGTMGPQSAGQQATAQQMWLNAQRKMHDASRNQNRPSQSTLMAGVGGNQEKQIGTNSAMGQPVPSMRQPTTAQWFQQPFPGDSARNQRFGTVSAEPKQRLPQGAYLQAATNGLQSTTPTVPLPPFGPGQYPFQHSQRQAAVTAPTSPNASPSQIVTGMQDQMSGYQSQTNPQSIGPDAERQQNGGTKTTMQQQFPSSQQILAGASTQQSSPSSAALATPQQQRDANVAQNSTQGPALSAQVANGVTAAPTEAAKQEGSSTAGTPTNESVAPGMTAAQTPTTQKQLTEQQEALRRVGITPS; from the exons ATGTGTCAAGTTTTGAGCAGCAACAAAGGCAACATAGAAGATCGGAGAGGATACTATACGGAAGGACAACAAG ATCCTGTTAATGGGCCAATGTCGCTCGAGATGCTTTCATCATCATCCTTCCAGTCTCCTCTGGATTCGTTATCCGAAAACGACATGCCTCTATGGCTAATGTCGGCGCTAGGACTTGACAAAAGACCAGACACCGTTACACTGTATCGTGGTCCCTCCGGGTTTGTAGTGAATCTTTTGCCGCCTCAGACAAACCTTTACGAAGACGGCACCATTGGGGATTTTGCAAGTGGTAATAACCAACAAATGCCGAAGGCCTCAAGACAACTGACGCAAATGGCCACAGCAGGCGCTCAACCAGCTAGTCGAAAGAAGGTCCCCTGGCAGTACCAGACACAACAACAAAAGGCCGTACAGCCCAAGGGCACGAAGGCGTACAGTCCCGTTCAAAGCTACGCAGTGATGCCTCTACGCAATTCTGTGCCGACTAGGAAAGTTCAAGCCGCAAACCCGCAGCAAAGTTCAGCACAGCCCAAACTCCAAAGCTTTGGATTTGGACTTCAAGGAAACGCTATTACCAAATGGGCTGCTGGGGCAGGCACGATGGGGCCGCAAAGCGCGGGGCAGCAGGCAACAGCCCAGCAAATGTGGCTGAACGCCCAGCGAAAAATGCACGACGCCTCTCGGAACCAAAATAGACCTTCCCAATCCACACTTATGGCAGGGGTTGGGGGAAACCAAGAAAAGCAGATTGGGACTAACTCAGCGATGGGACAACCAGTACCTTCAATGAGGCAGCCAACAACGGCACAGTGGTTTCAGCAGCCATTTCCAGGAGACTCTGCCAGAAATCAACGGTTCGGAACGGTATCTGCCGAGCCAAAGCAGCGTTTGCCACAAGGTGCGTACCTGCAGGCAGCTACAAATGGTCTACAGAGTACCACACCAACAGTGCCCCTACCGCCTTTTGGGCCGGGGCAGTACCCTTTCCAGCACTCTCAGCGTCAGGCTGCTGTCACAGCTCCAACAAGCCCGAATGCTTCTCCAAGCCAAATAGTCACCGGAATGCAAGATCAAATGTCTGGCTACCAATCGCAGACAAATCCACAATCGATTGGGCCAGACGCCGAGCGTCAGCAAAATGGTGGAACAAAGACGACAATGCAGCAACAGTTTCCCAGTTCTCAGCAGATTTTGGCTGGCGCAAGTACGCAGCAAAGTTCACCAAGTTCAGCGGCACTTGCTACGCCACAGCAACAACGCGATGCTAACGTCGCGCAGAACAGCACACAGGGCCCTGCTCTTTCTGCACAAGTTGCAAATGGGGTGACTGCCGCGCCAACAGAAGCAGCAAAACAGGAAGGCAGTTCGACAGCGGGAACTCCAACAAATGAATCTGTAGCACCTGGCATGACTGCAGCCCAGACTCCAACGACTCAGAAGCAGCTGACCGAACAGCAGGAAGCGCTACGGAGGGTTGGCATAACGCCCAGTTAG